gaagaagaagaagaagaagaagaagaagaagaagaagaagaagaagtcagagcAGCTGCAGGGGAGTTACTGGAATCTGCTTGTGAATGTCAGAACTATGAGTTAGCTGCTGATGCTCTTTAAACCTGCTGTGTTCAGAGCCTGGCTGTTCAAACGTTAGTCTGTGTAAGACGGATCTGATTTCATCTTGTGTTCTAAACAGGATGAGGTCAAACTGCTCACTTGTGTCAGAACGGATGACATGCTGTTGTGGATATCTGAATATAAACACTTGAGAGGAGTGtttactttaaatttaaagagcTGCTCATCAGAGAAAACCAGCCTGACTGGTTCAAGTTAATGAAATGGGAAGATAACTTTTCAGCTCGAGCTTTTTTAGGGATGTTTGAtacatttaaagggacagttcactAAAGGTATTTGTGAGTATCCCAGGGACTCTGCAGACGACATTGTACCGTTACAAACAGCTGATGCTCCACGTAGAGAGgttttagctaatgctagtttCCAGCTCGTGTCCCTCGTGAGATCAAAACAGAAGAGTTCAAAATGCCAACATCTGGGGTTTTTGTTAAAGATCTTTGAATCTTGTcttgatttcattttgtgtgctcctgtgttccacattttttgtctttttatggaAAAACTGCTGGAAAGTCTCATGACATGTGTTTACCACTAACAGTGCCTCTGGTGTTCTTACCGCTGTTTTGCCTGATCAAAAATGTGCATAAAATGCACGATGTTAAGTGTTGCACACATTCCAAAACTGTTACAGGTATGAGTGTTTTTATATTGTGATCTAAGATGAGCAGGTTGAACTGCTGCAGTATGTGACAGGGATGAAATCTCCTGGGTTTTTTATCAGCTGCCTCATTTAGTGTCTTTGCTGATGTGTATAAAAcagtatcatcagcatagagACTCAGTATCAGCCAGACTGATATTGAGTCTTGGGGAATACACATTTCATGTCCGAGTGTTCATGTCCAAAACCAAACTGCTCAGATTATTAGGGGTGCAGCGATACACAAAAtccacggttcggttcggttcgatgcgttttcgatacagaaaaagagaaatttccacgcctttttttacttgtagtttattgatattaccaacatttgtttcagctcaaaagcagtttttaaattaaattaaatgtatcaggggcagctatacctgacacatgttctgctgtacatggggaggttgtgtgtgtgtgtgtgtgtgtgtgtgtgtgtgtgtgtgtgtgtctgtctgcctgtctgcctatCTGCGTGCGCATCTGCCGTGcgcgatagagagcagaggagaattgtgaaagagagggaaccttaaatcacttctgctttgacttccaaggggggggcGGGACCCGGCAGGTGCGCCCCCGATGTAACTGTCgtgtctttatgttttaataaagaTTTGCGCGGGACAAACTGTGAGCTAACGTGTTAACATCCTTTATTGAACAACTGTAAGGTTTCCCCATCCACATCACATGACCCCCTTGGCCTCATCCCATTGGTCCATAACCATTCAGCATAccttcacagtatgcatcaacTACAAGTGACATTCAAGACCACAACTGTCATTTGTCAACATACACCAACACCACAGTAACggcagggaaaacactgtccggtatcaggctgaagtcttacacagcatgcagtataagaccacaagtaatgcatatacgAACTTaaaaaccacatcacccagtctagcatcactagagaaccacggaacaactctgctctgcaaacaaAGCGGACACTCGTGCCTCCCTCTCGTTCGGGCgcgtgctcacacacacatacgtaaaacatatgaacccagcagaccgtcgtgTGGTGAAGTATATTTTTccagatgaagcacagttaaaacaaacgtgaccagcttggactgaatgaatgtgggaggagcgcgcagttcagtggagctgcgctcgacaatgcagcccggaggagtcagcacagatcctctgaactttcagcacagagcgcctcgacAGAAGTTGATACTAtgaatataaaattgcgtatcgttcggttcatagggcgtaccgaaccgtgaccactgtatcgaacggttcgatacagatacaccAAGCGGctaactccggtctcaaacgatgaagccaatgcagaagtgttataaactgcaatacatcgaaaatccgcttgaggctggctgcagaaacaccggaaaccacatagacatgaatgggaaaaagacgatctttgcagcattaataaacatgtttacagcctggttcaaaaaacggcttggccctacaacgctaatctctctaatggcacacactgtacggggggtgaatttttttctaacgtgacggttcagaagatattaagattatgagttttgcccaaataaggacatggctgacgtgactcccggtcgggaacacacagccattggctaagagactcacactacgtcacactctgcctagttgagttccgcattaccaatatggctgccgccatcgatttgcttcaaaacagctctcaggaacagatgggtgacgtcacggatactacgtccatattttatacagtctatgagatacacgtattgttgcacccctacagattatatatacatatatgatTTGACTGTAAATGATCACACAGCACAGGAAGAACAGAGATTGGACGATGATGATTTAACACTCCTGTTATgctgcgggtcaaattgacccattttaaagttaaaaaatctgattaaaaatgtttaacgtattttttcactatgaaacttcttctgcttggcttaatgagcgtaaataacatataaaatgaaaatgcctTGCCcaaaaacacttcagcatttgactgcaggagctgagatggaatagagacaagctgtcagccattagaacagtgagggacaagtgggtaaAGCAAtttccactactctataacccaggccctaatgtcacagtggatgaaaggttagaggcattcagaggtctcttccattttaggcaatatatgccttcaaaaccagcatcaaaatctgggcagcatgtgacagaagaggtgtctcctgttaatttatcaacatcacttcataaaataaaaaaataataataatctaaatgaaataaacaaaaatctaggtcatgtaaaactattgtatttatatgtagggctttctaatgtacataaaaaaaaaactttaacatgaattttcattaaaaatgagttctcctcattgaaccatgatctgtgaggattaaagaacacctttgcattaaatattgatttgaatggttagtaatggagttaataatgagattaaaaaatgtttattgggatttttttgaggTTTGGACACTTTTGAATAATTCAATATGCCCCgtgtcaagttgacccaggaacattattgctgtccctaaggaactaacataacaggagggtaaaACACGGGTATGACGGCAGCTTCCGGTTATTTATTGGCCCCGCATTTCAGTCCCAAAGCTTCAGCTGGTACGGACTAAATGTTGAAGAGCAGCTGTTTACAAAAAGGGGAAATGTTCCTCTAGTTTATAGAGTTGTTGAATCAGTCAGTCTGCAGCTCAAGTTACTGTTAAAGCAGGTCGCCAAAACTAAAGGGTATCAGGTGCCGcctgctgcagcttctctttcaaTCCTGAcggctgtttctgtttttggtaATCCTCAATgtgatgaatgtttttgttctgaagtgtttgtttttgttctgttggaACACGATGAAGATCATGTTGGTGCCtcaagaataaaaacatgattttttgatcatctttgttcttttgtttgatGAAGTTCATGtctaaagtttaaaaaagaaacacaagaattcAGGATTCAACTTTTAATTTAAGTAGATTATTACCTGAAACCTCACAGCAGGAATATGTTCAACAAGGTGTGTTTGATATTTGAGTAATCTTTACCTGAAGAAACATTTCATCACCTTTAATCAGGGCATCATTTCAGTCTCACTGGAGTAAAGTTATCTTAACAACAACAATTTATAAATGACCTCTTTGTGGAAGAATACAGAATTTAAAGTCAAAGTGTGGCTTTAAATTGTTACTGAAACTGAAATGGATCCATATGAAACTAAgaaacttcttctttttaacattttgaatccaTAAAGCTAAACACCTTTCTGTTCACTTTCtttccagcagggggcgctgtaaCACCATCAGTTATTTAGTCACCCTACAACAGTCTATAAAGATGTTATCCCCGTCCTGTAGTCATGACTGtttcctttatttatagaaaggtgTTAAGACATGTGACATATTCACACTGTGTGTTCTCTTAAAGGATGATTGAAAGATAAATAAACTGTTAGGTTTAAACTGAGGTGAGCCGCCTGGTCCTGTGGTGAGGACACAACAATCTCTGTGAACGTGGAGAAGACGAAGGAGATTgttgtggacttcaggagaaccCAGCACGCTCCTCTGACCATCAACGGTCCTGCTgctaggattaggattaggattagggttagggttatgattatgattaggattagggttatgattagggttagggttatggttagggttatgattagggttagggttatgattagggttagggttatgattagggttagggttatgattagggttatgattagggttagggttatgattaggattagggttatgattagggttagggttagggttatggttagggttaggattaggattagggttaggattaggattagggttatgattaggattaggattagggttatgattacggttatgattagggttagggttagggttagggttatgattagggttagggttaggattatgattagggttaggattagggttaggattagggttaggattagggttaggattagggttagggttagggttagggttagggttatgattagggttagggttagggttatgattagggttaggattagggttaggattagggttaggattagggttagggttagggttatgattagggttagggttagggttatgattagggttaggattagggttagggttagggttagggttaggattagggttagggttaggattagggttatgattagggttagggttaggattagggttagggttagggttatgattagggttagggttatgattagggttagggttagggttctgattagggttaggattagggttatgattagggttagggttatgattagggttaggattagggttatgattagggttagggttaggattagggttatgattagggttagggttaggataagggttagggttagggttatgattagggttagggttatgattagggttagggttagggttctgattagggttaggattagggttatgattagggttagggttatgattagggttaggattagggttagggttagggttagggttagggttatgattagggttaggattagggttagggttagggttagggttagggttaggattagggttagggttatgattagggttaggattagggttaggattatgattagagttaggattagggttaggattagggttagggttagggttagggttatgattagggttagggttagggttagggttatgattagggttagggttatgattagggttagggttatgattagggttatgattagggttagggttatgattagggtttgggttatgattagggttagggttataatgagggttagggttagggttatgattagggttagggttataatgagggttagggttagggttagaaccagaacttaacttaagcaaagagaaccaaaaccaaactcaagcaaacagaaccagaaccgaaccagaaccaaacacaagcgaaccgaaccagaaccaaaccagaaccgaatcagagctgaaccgaaccagaacctaaccgaaccagaaccggactgaaccagaaccgaaccagaaccgaaccagaaccgaaccggaaccgaaccagaaccgaacagaaccagaaccgaactgaaccagaaccgaaccagaaccgaaccagaaccgaaccagaaccgaaccagaacctaaccgaaccagtaccgaaccaggaccgcaccagaaccgaaccgaaccagaaccagaaccgaaccagaaccgaaccagaaccgaaccagaaccaaaccgaaccgaaccagaaccaaaccagaaccaaaccgaaccaaaccagaatcgaactcaagaaaacagaatcagaaccaactcaagaaaacagaaccagaaccaagtcaagaaaacagaaccagatgtCTGGTGCATCCTGCAGttttaaagaagactttgatCTTTGATATTATTTCTTGATTTTCATAATTAgaataaaagtattttattgtttGGAAGAACTGATTCCAAAAACCAATGTTTCCCTAAAACACTCCATCACCTCATTACTGATCTGTACTTACCAGGACCAGCAGTGTTAGCTTCTTTATCCCTTCAGGCTCACACTGCAGCCTCCATGGAAAGGAACGACTCCACAGTGCTTTAGATCTTCAGATTTGACTTTAAAACCTCCCAGGACACTCAGTTTAAAAGTCAGTGTCCACACTTTAAGAGTTCAAATTTCATCTCAGCTTTGAGTTTAAGCTAACAGCGACGAGCTGAAGACACAGGTGCAGGTAATCAACCAATCAAGCTCTATTTAAAGAGCTccttcatacaaatcaaatcaattcagAAACTAAATCTGATATATCAGGAATAAACAACGAGcagaaatggatttagaagtagGGACCAATGAACActaattgaaataaatgtatataataaacaacaaagataaatatttcagaaataagtcaataaaatataaatagttaagagattaaaaaaggtaaagataaaagtcgaagatgaataaaagcaattaaataccaataaaaatagtaataatataattataattaaagagataaaaataaatgaaacaattgaatattaaaatagaTATAAAgggatattaaaaaaaacagaataaatacctgggtctttgatttatttttaacagtctCAATATCTGGTTCAGCTCCTATAAAAGCatctatataatataatataatataatataatataatatacatataatataatataaaataaaccatgtattttttaagattaagctcctgaagctgtctcctccctctacagttgtgttttcagagccCACTGCTGTAGCAGAGCAGCATTTAAACTTTATATCTATAGCATATCtaatttatcttatcttaatgaaCCTTACTAATGAATCCAAACTGTATAAAGCATCCCAAATTCCCTCACATCAAGAGTCTCCTCAGTTTTTTCCCAGGGGAACTCTCTCTGCCTCTAGTCTTGTAACCTGATTATAATGAATGAGGGACTGTTATTCAAACCAAAgtcagacagaagaagaagaaaacaaagacgtgtgctgtttatgtttttattcaaaccACACAAATAATATCAGAATAACAGGAAACTTATTTTCActtcaaattaaagttaaaaagtcatcaaacaaaaacagtgttCATTCAGAAGCAGTAAACTTCAGGGTTCAGACACCGGTACAGGCACATGGCTTTGTGTTgtaaggggtgtgtgtgtgtgttacagtaggCGTGGGTTCTCCTCTCTGTAGTTGTATGGGTCCCCTTTGAAGGGCAGGTGTGGAGGGTGGTTACAGATTCCCATGAGGAAGATGACGATGGTGCCGAGGGTCATCACCGGGGTGaccaggaagagacagagacggTCCACCGTACGAGCGATCCCACTCCAGTTATCTTTCTCCTGCAAACACAGAGGTCTCTTTCTAATTCAGTGTAGAGGTGCAAACACAGAGGTCTCTTTCTAATTCAGTGTAGAGGGACAAACACAGAGGTCTCTTTCTAATTCAGTAGAGGGGCAAACACAGAGGTCTCTTTCTAATTCAGTGTAGAGGTGCAAACACAGAGGTCTCTTTCTAATTCAGTGTAGAGGGGCAAACACAGAGGTCTCTTTCTAATTCAGTGTAGAGGGACAAACACAGAGGTCTCTTTCTAATTCAGTAGAGGGACAAACACAGAGGTCTCTTTCTAGTTCAGTAGAGGGACAAACACAGAGGTCTCTTTCTAGTTCAGTAGAGGGGAAAACACAGAGGTCTCTTTCTAGTTCAGTAGAGGGACAAACACAGAGGTCTCTTTCTAGTTCAGTGTAGAGGGGCAGGAAGAATTTACCTCTGCtttttacatacattttaaagctcctatgaggaacttTCAGCTTGGTGCCCTCTGTGGTCAAAAAGGCTGTcctgtattttgtgattctgaaatttttttttgattctgaaatttttttttgggattctgaaattttttttttgattctgaatttttttttatgattctgaaatttattttatgattctgaattttttcttttatttgattctgaaatgtattttgtgtttctgaaatttattttatgattctgaaatatttttttttgattctgatttttttttttattctgaaatgtattttatgactctgaaatgtattatatgattctgaaattaaattttttattctgaatttttttttttgattctgaaatttattttttggattctgaaatttattatatgattctgaaattaaattttttattctgaatttttttttttgattctgaaatttatttttttgattctgaaatttattatatgattctgaaatttattttttggattctgaaatttattttttggattctgaaatttattttgcgcttttgaaatttattttgcgcttttgaaatatttattactattggccttcagggtcactgacctatcagatctggtgatgtgatggatcggagacagactggacatggatctggtgtaATTGGTCTGTTAGTTACAGCTGCAGACTATCACTGCCTGAGAACTTACCTCCTCACTACATGCTCTCTGTAGTCTCTACTTGTTCTCTGACATGTATCATGAATCTGTCTCTTCAAACTGAAGACAGTTAACTCCTCTACAGTCTGTATACTTGTTATCCTCTCACCTCGTTGTAGTCGTTCTTGTTGCGCATGTGTTTGATGATGTAGTTTGCTCCGTCCACGGCCGGCTTGATCTCCGTGTACAGCTGATCCGTCACGCCTCCTTCATCCTGAGGCTTCGTGACTGTACGAAAACACACAACGATACATGAGATCTTTCTTCCTgtttcactgctttgttttcatttaacacatttaataaaGATAACACTGATCGATTGACCCGTTAGACTTACTCGCTGCATGTGTGGGTCGTGCCATCAGTCCGTGTCTCACCGACTGTCTCTCAAACATCAGATCGCTGCGGGACTTGACGCTGTAGTACTCCTCTGCTGAGGCGATGTAGCCCACTGAGCTGGACCGCCGGGGCAGTGCTCCATCCCAGCTTGGCTCCGGCTCCTCTGGCTGGGACATACGCAGGATACGGGGCAGCCGCTCCAGGAAGAACTGGACAGAGAGAACAATTCACAGAAGCAATTCTACAGTCATATGTTCTGTATTTGTGTTATtatgagtgtgggtgtgtgtgtgtgtgtgtgtgtgtgtgtgtgtgtgtgtgtgtgtgtgtgtgtgtgtgtgtgtgtgtgtgtgttaccgtCTTGGTCCACTCAGACATGATGTGAGTGCTCGGTGTCCTGAAGTGAAGGTTGAGGACGACCACGCAGTTCAACACCACCACCGTCACCAACACCATGATGAACATCAAGTATCTGAAGCCGAACACACGTTTGTCCACAGTTACAATACATCATCaacaactcacacacactgatgctaaCACACTAACAACATacgtgacttccactacagagtcatgtctgtgtttaatgcagtgacttccactacagagtcattggGAAAAAATAGAGACATgacactgtagtggaagtcactgcattaaaaacagacatgtctctgtagtggaagtcactgcattaaaaacagatatgactctgtagtggaagtcactgcattaaaaacagatatgactctgtagtggaagtcactgcattaaacacaggcatgactctgtagtggaagtcactgcattaaaaacagatatgactctgtagtggaagtcactgcattaaaaacagacatgactctgtagtggaagtcactgcattaaaaacagacatgactctgtagtggaagtcactgcattaaaaacagacatgactctgtagtggaagtcactgcattaaaaacaggcatgactctgtagtggaagtcactgcattaaaaacagacatgactctgtagtggaagtcactgcattaaaaacagacatgactctgtagtggaagtcactgcattataaacagacatgactctgtagtggaagtcactgcattaaaaacagacatgactctgtagtggaagtcactgcattaaaaacagacatgactctgtagtggaagtcactgcattaaacacagacatgactctgtagtggaagtcactgcattataaacagacatgactctgtagtggaagtcactgcattaaaaacagacatgactctgtagtggaagtcactgcattaaaaacagacatgactctgtagtggaagtgactgcattaaaaacagacatgactctgtagtggaagtcactgcattaaacacagacatgactctgtagtggaagtcactgcattataaacagacatgactctgtagtggaagtcactgcatttccAAATATCATTCAGCTGATGTAGGTGTacaagtttgtgtttgtgtttgtgtgtgtgcgcgtgtgtgtgtgtgagtgtgtgtgcatgtttaccTACTTGACAATAAGTGGGACAGACATGGACGTCTCTGGCAGTCGTTGAGAGATCAGCAGCAGGAAGACAGACTGAGCCAGCAGCACCGAGATAGACAAGGTCATCTTCTcaccacctacacacacacacacacacacacatacacatacacacacacacacacacacacacacacacacacacacacacacacacacacactcatgaatcCAGTGCACAGTACAGGTCTAAATATCACAACCATGTGACGAAGGGACGACTCTTGACAGAAATGATAACTCTGAATGTGCACTGACTGTCAGCGGGCAGGTAGTAGACGAGGGAGGCCAGGAAGGAGATGAGCACACAGGGGATGATGATGTTGACGATGTAGAAGAGAGGTTTGCGTTTGATGACCAGGTAGAAGGTGATGTCCTGGTGCTTGTTGCTCTCCATGGGAATGTGCTTGTAAGTGTTTTTCCTGGCCGGCCGGTGGATGATCTCCCACTCGCCGTTCTCTGTGAAACAACACAGAGGGGGAAAAGACGTGAGGTATAGATTCACTTCCCCTGAGTTAACAGGTTCAAGTATCTGAATCGTGTTtttatggtttcctctttgcagggTAAAGTTTTAACCTACAAATatggatgcagcaacaaactgtgttcactgaCAATGGTTTTTGGGAGTGATtctgagcccatgcagtgacttccactacagagtcatgtctgtttgtaatgcagtgacttccactacagagtcatgtctgtttttaatgcagtgacttccactacagagtcatgtctgtttttaatgcagtgacttccactacagagtcatgtctgtttgtaatgcagtgacttccacttcagagtcatgtctgttttaatgcagtgacttccactacagagtcatgtctgtctttaatgcagtgacttccactacagagtcatgtctgtctttaatgcagtgacttccactacagagtcatgtctgtttttaatgcagtcacttccactacagagtcatgtctgtctttaatgcagtgacttccactacagagtcatgtctgttttaatgcagtgacttccactacagagtcatgtctgttttaatgcagtgatttccactacagagtcatgtctgtttttaatgcagtgacttccactacagagtcatgtctgtctttaatgcagtgacttccactacagagtcatgtctgctttaatgcagtgatttccactacagagtcatgtctgtttataatgcagtgacttccactacagagtcatgtctgtgtttaatgcagtgacttccactacagagtcatgtctgtttttaatgcagtgacttccactacagagtcatgtctgtttttaatgcagtgacttccactacagagtcatgtctgtttataatgcagtgacttccactacagagtcatgtctgttttaatgcagtgacttccactacagagtcatgtctgtgtttaatgcagtgacttccactacagagtcatgtctgttttaatgcagtgacttccactacagagtcatgtctgtttttaatgcagtgacttccactacagagtcatgtctgttttaatgcagtgtcttTCTTCATCAAAGTTCTGAACTCTAATGAAGACAGGCCTTTAACAGACATTTCTACTTACCAGTGAAGCCTTCAGGGTCGATGATGATCCACTCCACTGTGTATTTGTCATCATCACTTGCCTCCTCCTTCAGCAGCATCCTGATCTCTTTGGCGTTGTAGGTCAGAGAGCTGCAGACGAACACATAGAAGGAGGTTATGTATTGCTTTGTTTGGCATGCTGTGATGGTTACATATTGTTTCTcgtatttcaaaatgttttctggTTTGAGTTTCTCACACGAATTTGAGTGAGCAGTTCTGCCAGTCAAAGGGGAAGTAGTTGACGTTGATAGAGCAGGAGGAGCGGAAGATGGCGGGAGGTAACCAGTAGCAGAGACCGCTGTAATC
This is a stretch of genomic DNA from Notolabrus celidotus isolate fNotCel1 chromosome 17, fNotCel1.pri, whole genome shotgun sequence. It encodes these proteins:
- the chrnd gene encoding acetylcholine receptor subunit delta, which translates into the protein MKLQAAGLVSVFLLSLLSAGCWGRNEEERLIHYLFKEKGYIKELRPVERQQDAVDVYLALTLSNLISLKEVDETLLTNVWIDHSWTDYRLSWNVTEFDGIEMLRLPSSMVWLPEIVLENNNDAQFEVAYYCNVLVDYSGLCYWLPPAIFRSSCSINVNYFPFDWQNCSLKFVSLTYNAKEIRMLLKEEASDDDKYTVEWIIIDPEGFTENGEWEIIHRPARKNTYKHIPMESNKHQDITFYLVIKRKPLFYIVNIIIPCVLISFLASLVYYLPADSGEKMTLSISVLLAQSVFLLLISQRLPETSMSVPLIVKYLMFIMVLVTVVVLNCVVVLNLHFRTPSTHIMSEWTKTFFLERLPRILRMSQPEEPEPSWDGALPRRSSSVGYIASAEEYYSVKSRSDLMFERQSVRHGLMARPTHAAITKPQDEGGVTDQLYTEIKPAVDGANYIIKHMRNKNDYNEEKDNWSGIARTVDRLCLFLVTPVMTLGTIVIFLMGICNHPPHLPFKGDPYNYREENPRLL